In one window of Candidatus Scalindua sp. DNA:
- a CDS encoding transposase: protein MSDRFDIEVYAYALMDNHYHLLLKTNKPNISKGMQWFGTTYTRQYNIKHKRNRHLFQGRFKSFLIENDEYLMLSCYIHRNPLRAGIVRRLADYPWSSYSIYAYDKKSPSG from the coding sequence ATGTCAGACAGGTTTGATATTGAAGTTTACGCTTATGCCCTCATGGATAATCATTACCATTTGTTACTGAAAACTAATAAGCCCAATATTTCTAAAGGCATGCAATGGTTTGGAACAACCTATACACGTCAATATAATATTAAACACAAGCGAAATAGACATCTTTTTCAAGGGCGCTTCAAAAGCTTTCTTATAGAAAATGATGAATACCTTATGCTTTCCTGTTATATCCATAGAAATCCTCTGCGTGCAGGAATAGTGAGGAGACTGGCTGACTATCCATGGAGCAGTTATTCTATTTATGCTTATGACAAGAAATCACCGAGTGGTTGA
- a CDS encoding phospholipase D family protein translates to MKLISSNKKLVKTLSRLIEGHSDASFAVAWASSGNSVFDLIQEYSSKISRAVIGTHFYQTHPDVIDAFQGKPSVRFVLQPNGVFHPKLYLFRSDDKWEALIGSANLTSGALSANSEAMLLIGGDADSSTSLLDEMVSLIDRYWGLAKPLTTKEAAAYREIWDRKQPALRRLTGQYGSTDTKKPLTDSSVMSMAWSEYFRTVKADPHHGFEKRCELLATVAKAFAEHQTFASMPLAMRKTIAGLPNDQESRWGWFGSMQGAGYYHQAVNQNNQHLSQALGEIPLREVVTRAQYEDYISEFLKAFPNGRHGVGIASRLLALKRPDQFVCLDSKNQSGLCKDFGIVRNGMNYDRYWDEIIERILDAPWWNSKRPRNAKEVAVWDGRVAMLDAIFYEE, encoded by the coding sequence TTGAAGCTGATATCGAGCAACAAAAAACTGGTGAAAACGCTATCCCGTTTGATCGAGGGCCATTCGGATGCCTCGTTTGCAGTCGCGTGGGCTTCATCTGGTAATTCAGTGTTTGACCTCATCCAAGAATACTCCTCAAAAATTTCGCGCGCCGTTATCGGCACACACTTTTATCAAACACACCCAGACGTGATTGATGCATTCCAAGGAAAGCCGAGCGTTCGGTTTGTCCTTCAGCCGAACGGGGTGTTTCACCCAAAGCTATACCTTTTTCGCAGTGACGATAAATGGGAGGCACTGATTGGAAGTGCAAATCTCACGTCCGGTGCATTGAGCGCCAACTCGGAAGCCATGTTACTAATTGGGGGTGATGCGGACAGTTCCACTTCACTCCTGGACGAAATGGTCAGTCTCATTGACCGTTATTGGGGGCTTGCCAAGCCACTCACAACGAAAGAGGCCGCAGCTTACCGCGAGATATGGGACCGCAAACAACCGGCGCTTCGCCGCTTGACTGGGCAATACGGTTCGACAGATACGAAGAAGCCGCTTACTGATTCATCTGTAATGTCAATGGCATGGAGTGAATACTTCCGTACAGTGAAGGCTGATCCCCATCATGGCTTCGAGAAGCGGTGTGAACTTCTTGCAACTGTAGCGAAAGCATTTGCCGAGCATCAAACCTTCGCTTCAATGCCCTTAGCCATGCGAAAGACCATTGCTGGTTTGCCTAATGACCAGGAGAGCCGGTGGGGTTGGTTTGGGAGTATGCAGGGCGCAGGTTATTACCACCAAGCCGTAAATCAAAACAACCAGCACCTATCGCAAGCTCTTGGCGAGATTCCATTGCGGGAAGTTGTAACGCGTGCGCAGTATGAAGACTACATTTCCGAATTCCTTAAAGCCTTCCCGAATGGAAGGCACGGGGTTGGCATCGCTAGCCGTCTGTTGGCGTTAAAGCGTCCTGATCAGTTCGTTTGCCTTGACTCGAAGAACCAAAGTGGGCTCTGCAAGGATTTCGGAATCGTTCGCAATGGCATGAATTACGACAGATATTGGGATGAAATTATCGAGCGCATTCTCGACGCCCCATGGTGGAATTCGAAGCGGCCAAGAAATGCAAAAGAAGTGGCGGTCTGGGATGGTAGAGTTGCGATGCTCGATGCAATATTTTACGAAGAATAG
- a CDS encoding 1-acyl-sn-glycerol-3-phosphate acyltransferase produces the protein MKKLFQTIYTLYAWITLGILWAAGYFILIFSTLGVKDKESRYNALERKLTRIAFRLMGVRIDTQGVENIPVDEPVIFVSNHQSFFDIKLSLAAIPRNISFISKDILFKIPFLGKYMRVSGHIGIRRSNERAAYEALSKVVNKLKGGKSVVFFPEGTRSENGELGPFKRGVSMVVLRSGRKVVPTAIIGSGHFLAKNSFLCNPQKRNVCFRFGKPLEFSTGEKEDRSLSREVVTKIRDEVSKLLYN, from the coding sequence ATGAAGAAACTTTTCCAGACTATTTACACACTCTACGCATGGATTACTCTTGGTATTTTGTGGGCGGCAGGTTATTTCATCTTAATCTTTTCAACGCTGGGTGTTAAGGACAAGGAGTCTCGATATAACGCGCTTGAGCGAAAATTAACAAGAATCGCCTTTCGGCTGATGGGTGTGAGAATAGATACGCAGGGTGTTGAAAATATCCCTGTTGATGAGCCGGTAATATTTGTATCGAATCACCAGAGCTTTTTTGATATCAAACTCTCCCTGGCGGCTATTCCCAGGAATATCAGTTTTATCTCCAAGGATATTCTTTTCAAGATACCATTTCTGGGGAAGTATATGAGAGTTTCCGGCCATATCGGCATACGCAGAAGTAATGAGAGGGCTGCCTATGAAGCGCTGTCTAAGGTTGTGAACAAGTTGAAAGGTGGAAAGTCCGTTGTCTTTTTTCCTGAAGGTACAAGGAGTGAAAACGGTGAGCTCGGGCCGTTTAAGAGGGGAGTTTCAATGGTCGTCTTACGGTCCGGCCGAAAGGTTGTCCCGACCGCCATTATAGGAAGCGGACATTTTCTGGCGAAAAACAGTTTTCTCTGTAATCCGCAAAAGAGGAATGTCTGTTTTCGATTCGGCAAGCCTCTGGAATTTTCGACGGGAGAGAAAGAGGACAGATCGCTGTCCAGAGAGGTAGTAACAAAGATAAGAGACGAAGTCTCTAAACTTTTATATAACTGA
- a CDS encoding GatB/YqeY domain-containing protein, whose protein sequence is MKERITKELKDAMKARDTTRVSVLRMLLAEITHLEKSGKEFDCQDVVKGYAKKLKNAVDEYKRLGIQDRVDANVSELAIVEEFLPKQLSDGELENIVREVVESEKLTSKDIGSAMRIIMGRYKDVADGRKVQSLIKSILAG, encoded by the coding sequence ATGAAAGAGCGAATAACAAAAGAATTGAAGGATGCAATGAAGGCCAGGGATACCACCCGGGTGTCTGTCTTGAGAATGCTGCTGGCAGAAATAACACATCTCGAAAAATCCGGTAAAGAATTTGATTGTCAGGATGTGGTAAAGGGCTATGCCAAAAAACTGAAGAATGCTGTTGATGAGTACAAACGTTTAGGTATTCAGGATCGGGTGGATGCAAATGTGTCAGAGCTTGCAATTGTTGAAGAGTTTCTTCCGAAGCAGCTGTCCGATGGTGAGCTTGAAAACATAGTTCGCGAGGTGGTTGAGTCGGAAAAACTGACAAGTAAAGATATCGGTTCCGCAATGAGGATTATTATGGGCAGGTATAAGGATGTTGCTGACGGCAGAAAGGTTCAGTCCCTCATAAAGAGTATACTTGCGGGTTGA
- the mraZ gene encoding division/cell wall cluster transcriptional repressor MraZ: MGNKTMFTGKYHHTIDDNNRLAIPSSIRKCIDEKVEGKGFYVTPGLDGCLAIYPPLQFEEVADKLKQLKFTNQKARIFQRIFFSKSSGLVACDKQGRIIVPQNLKEHAGLVKEVVIVGVMDKIEVWDLERWNKFEAQHEENFEKDAEDLFQ, translated from the coding sequence ATGGGGAATAAAACCATGTTCACGGGTAAGTATCACCATACAATTGATGATAATAACAGATTAGCTATACCCTCCTCAATACGAAAATGTATTGATGAAAAAGTGGAAGGGAAAGGTTTTTATGTTACACCTGGGCTCGACGGTTGCCTTGCCATCTACCCGCCCTTACAATTCGAAGAAGTAGCAGATAAATTAAAACAACTCAAATTTACAAATCAAAAGGCACGAATTTTTCAGCGTATTTTTTTTTCAAAGTCAAGTGGCCTTGTTGCCTGCGACAAACAGGGAAGGATTATTGTTCCTCAGAATTTAAAAGAACATGCCGGTCTGGTAAAGGAAGTTGTGATTGTTGGTGTCATGGATAAAATCGAAGTATGGGATCTGGAACGATGGAATAAATTTGAAGCACAACATGAGGAAAATTTTGAAAAGGATGCGGAGGATCTTTTCCAATAG
- a CDS encoding nucleoside-diphosphate kinase translates to MEEKNESNIEQTLVLIKPDGLVKSLTGNIIDKLSESELVIVGAKMVTVDRELAETHYKDLKGQKFFDELIEYIMGTYHTKRVLALVYDGENAITRVRHITGDTNPEKANPTSLRGKYGRITTSGVFENVIHASSCVEDAKREIQLWFKPHELTKVIYDTKEEEVTKREIVWK, encoded by the coding sequence ATGGAAGAAAAAAATGAGAGTAATATAGAACAGACCCTGGTCTTAATAAAACCGGACGGGCTGGTAAAATCGTTGACGGGTAATATTATAGATAAACTGTCTGAGAGCGAATTAGTAATTGTCGGTGCAAAAATGGTCACGGTAGACCGGGAGCTTGCAGAAACCCATTATAAGGACTTGAAAGGGCAGAAATTTTTTGACGAGCTTATTGAGTATATCATGGGGACCTACCACACCAAGAGGGTTTTGGCCCTCGTATATGATGGCGAGAATGCGATTACGCGGGTTCGGCACATAACGGGAGACACAAATCCCGAAAAAGCAAATCCGACCTCATTACGCGGAAAATACGGCAGAATTACTACGAGTGGGGTGTTTGAAAATGTTATCCATGCATCAAGCTGTGTTGAGGATGCGAAAAGAGAGATACAACTGTGGTTCAAGCCTCATGAGCTTACAAAGGTGATATATGATACGAAGGAAGAGGAAGTAACAAAGAGAGAAATCGTCTGGAAATAG
- the queA gene encoding tRNA preQ1(34) S-adenosylmethionine ribosyltransferase-isomerase QueA, whose product MKQNFSKISDYDYVVPKQLIAQRPLSRREESRLLVLHRKDASIEHKKFFEIIEYLHCGDVLVLNDTKVFHAKITGSKRTGGRVELLLIQKVKDNVWETLLKSNRKLKENDSIYFHDNSAEGKVLCKNESGSWNVEFSNEEEFADALVNGGMMPLPPYIKRSRENKELTALDETRYQTVYAKNVGAIAAPTAGLHFSEELLGKITEKKITLVYVTLHVGLGTFKTIKEEDFTRHTMHKENYYISRQTIDAILKAKSLGKKIFATGTTACRVLETVAQNGRLKEGSGWTDLFIYPPYNFKITDSLLTNFHLQRTSLLLLVSAFAGNETIRNAYESAIEQGYRFYSYGDCMLII is encoded by the coding sequence ATGAAGCAGAATTTTTCTAAGATTTCAGATTACGACTACGTGGTTCCGAAGCAGTTAATTGCCCAGCGTCCACTATCCAGAAGAGAAGAATCCCGTTTACTGGTCCTTCACAGGAAAGATGCCAGTATTGAACACAAAAAATTTTTTGAAATTATAGAGTACCTCCATTGCGGAGATGTACTGGTGCTCAATGATACAAAAGTATTTCACGCAAAAATAACAGGATCGAAAAGAACCGGAGGCAGGGTTGAACTCCTTCTGATACAAAAGGTCAAAGATAACGTCTGGGAGACCCTCTTGAAATCCAACAGAAAGCTGAAGGAAAATGATTCAATATATTTTCATGATAATTCCGCAGAGGGGAAAGTTTTGTGTAAAAACGAGAGCGGCAGCTGGAATGTTGAATTCAGCAATGAAGAGGAATTTGCAGATGCCCTGGTGAATGGCGGCATGATGCCGCTGCCTCCCTACATAAAGAGAAGCCGGGAGAATAAAGAATTGACAGCACTGGACGAAACACGCTATCAGACGGTTTATGCGAAAAACGTGGGAGCAATCGCTGCACCCACTGCCGGTCTTCACTTTTCAGAAGAACTTTTAGGCAAAATTACAGAAAAAAAAATAACCCTTGTTTATGTAACCCTCCATGTGGGATTGGGAACATTTAAAACCATAAAGGAAGAGGACTTCACCCGGCACACCATGCACAAAGAAAACTATTACATCTCCCGGCAGACCATCGACGCCATTCTCAAGGCCAAATCGCTGGGGAAAAAAATCTTTGCTACAGGCACCACAGCATGCAGAGTTCTTGAAACGGTAGCACAAAACGGCAGGTTAAAAGAGGGTTCAGGGTGGACAGACCTTTTTATCTACCCCCCGTACAATTTCAAGATTACGGATTCGCTGCTCACAAACTTTCATCTACAGAGAACATCTTTATTGCTCCTGGTTTCCGCATTTGCCGGAAATGAGACTATCCGCAATGCCTACGAAAGCGCTATAGAGCAGGGCTATCGATTCTATAGTTATGGTGACTGCATGCTCATCATCTAG
- a CDS encoding aldo/keto reductase, with amino-acid sequence MHRDKSKKFPPFIYGTAWKEERTAELVKKAVTAGFTGIDTANQPRHYQEHLVGKALTELAGEGIARESLFIQTKFTPANGQDQRIPYDPSADLTTQVRQSFESSLRNLQTDYVDCYLLHGPYSHPGLGEEDWEVWSAIVGLYQSGKAKCIGISNVNSEQLKLLSEKAEIKPMVVQNRCFAALGWDREVRSFCNASGIVYEGFSLLTANPFVMQNPRVQQIAEELGKTPEQVVFRFSIQAGILPLTGTTNEQHMKEDLQVTDFELKSDDVKLIESLTV; translated from the coding sequence ATGCATAGAGACAAGAGTAAAAAATTCCCTCCGTTCATCTATGGTACGGCATGGAAAGAGGAGCGTACTGCCGAACTGGTAAAAAAGGCGGTCACAGCCGGATTCACCGGTATCGATACTGCAAACCAACCCAGGCACTACCAGGAACACCTTGTTGGAAAAGCCTTAACAGAACTGGCCGGTGAGGGTATCGCGCGTGAGTCACTGTTTATCCAGACCAAATTTACCCCGGCCAACGGACAGGACCAGAGAATTCCCTATGATCCATCCGCCGACCTCACCACACAGGTAAGGCAATCCTTTGAGAGTTCCCTGAGAAACCTTCAGACAGATTATGTGGATTGCTATCTCCTGCATGGCCCCTATTCCCACCCGGGCCTGGGAGAGGAGGACTGGGAGGTCTGGAGTGCCATCGTGGGACTTTACCAATCCGGGAAAGCGAAATGCATCGGCATCAGCAATGTGAATAGTGAGCAGTTGAAACTCTTGAGCGAAAAGGCAGAGATCAAACCCATGGTCGTCCAGAACAGGTGCTTTGCGGCCCTGGGCTGGGACCGGGAGGTGAGGAGTTTCTGCAATGCCAGCGGTATTGTTTACGAGGGTTTCTCCTTGCTGACAGCCAACCCTTTTGTCATGCAAAATCCCCGGGTTCAGCAGATTGCCGAAGAGCTGGGGAAAACGCCTGAACAGGTAGTATTCCGATTTTCCATCCAGGCGGGAATACTCCCGCTGACAGGGACCACAAATGAACAGCACATGAAGGAAGATCTCCAGGTAACGGATTTTGAGCTCAAGAGTGATGACGTAAAGCTGATTGAGTCCCTTACTGTTTGA
- the rsmH gene encoding 16S rRNA (cytosine(1402)-N(4))-methyltransferase RsmH, producing the protein MLLIDKDTIQNECIEEERLPHIPVMLDEVMSFLKPGKGDIIVDTTIGAGGHGREILTCIGDEGLLIGIDKDAEILKIARPHLLERGNSFKLYHGDYSDLGYILNELKIQKVKGILLDAGVSSYQLDLGERGFSFRKEAPLDMRMDRSRGETASELLQRFSEKEMVEVFWRYGEERQSRRIAKEIVKERKANGPIKTTTQLARIIEKAVYPSGKYQQRGKIHVATKVFQALRIVVNDELKSLEFFLNHAHDFLETGSRIVAVSFHSLEDRLVKSAFRKGESSATLKILTKKPLLPTDAEIKENARSRSAKLRAAERV; encoded by the coding sequence ATGCTCTTAATAGACAAAGACACTATTCAGAATGAATGTATTGAGGAAGAACGGTTGCCGCACATTCCGGTAATGCTTGATGAGGTGATGAGTTTTCTGAAACCTGGTAAAGGCGACATAATCGTTGATACAACAATTGGTGCGGGAGGGCATGGCAGAGAGATATTAACGTGCATAGGGGATGAGGGCCTTTTGATAGGGATAGATAAAGATGCTGAAATTTTGAAAATAGCAAGGCCGCATTTATTGGAGAGAGGGAATTCTTTCAAGCTGTATCATGGAGATTATTCGGATTTGGGTTATATATTGAATGAGTTGAAGATTCAGAAGGTTAAGGGTATTCTTCTTGACGCCGGGGTTTCATCCTACCAGTTAGATCTCGGGGAACGCGGTTTCAGCTTCCGTAAAGAAGCGCCTCTCGACATGAGAATGGACAGATCCAGGGGGGAGACAGCGAGTGAATTATTGCAAAGGTTTTCAGAAAAAGAGATGGTAGAGGTGTTTTGGAGGTACGGTGAGGAGCGGCAGTCGAGAAGGATTGCCAAGGAAATAGTAAAAGAGAGAAAGGCTAACGGGCCGATAAAGACGACTACTCAGTTGGCCAGGATTATTGAAAAGGCCGTATATCCTTCCGGAAAATATCAACAGAGAGGTAAGATTCATGTTGCGACAAAGGTATTTCAGGCGTTGCGTATTGTCGTAAATGATGAGTTGAAAAGCCTTGAGTTCTTCCTGAATCATGCCCATGATTTTCTTGAAACCGGTTCAAGGATCGTTGCTGTTTCGTTTCATTCACTTGAGGACCGTCTTGTGAAAAGTGCCTTTCGTAAAGGCGAGAGTTCCGCAACGTTAAAGATTTTAACGAAAAAACCATTGCTGCCGACTGATGCGGAGATAAAAGAAAATGCAAGATCCCGGAGTG